The proteins below come from a single Rhodanobacter sp. LX-99 genomic window:
- the purL gene encoding phosphoribosylformylglycinamidine synthase — MIALDGQNALSPFRLERLNARLDALHRGVRVQASWFVYFVDAETAPEGELRQRLLAVLEAKDAAPEPATLWVVPRLGTISPWSSKATDILHGAGFDVHRVERGLAWQVAGLPPAGAPDHAAIMAVLHDAMTQSVLNRIEDAQGLFLAGSPGDLVHVALGADPQAALAAANGRLGLALADDEIDYLVDRYAELGRDPTDAELFMFAQANSEHCRHKVFNASWTVDGAEQDKTLFGMIKHTHQRSPAHTLSAYSDNAAVIEGSTGRRFFADPADGVWRGHEERIDYAIKVETHNHPTAIAPWPGAATGAGGEIRDEGATGRGGKPKAGLTGFSVSDLRIPGLPRPWEVDRPLPPRMASAFEIMRDGPLGAAAFNNEFGRACLGGYFRSYEHESAEPGLRRGYDKPIMLAGGLANLRPGHVLKHAVQPGNKVIVLGGPAMLIGLGGGAASSVAGGASSAELDFASVQRDNAEMERRCQEVIDACWARGEHNPIVSVHDVGAGGLSNAIPELLNDAGVGGVIDLSKIPCDDPSLSPMQVWSNESQERYVLAIGPENLAEFEAMCQRERCPYAVVGDATVERQLVLTDPHRGLVVIDLPMDVLFGKPPRMHRDATRSKARIDLVPDLTGIGMDEALLRVLRLPGVGSKSFLITIGDRTVGGLNARDPMVGPWQVPVADCAVTIADFDGYAGEAMAMAERAPVALLSSADAARLTVGEAITNLAAASIGSLGEVRLSANWMAAVNHPGEDAALFDAVKAIGMELCPELEISIPVGKDSLSMQTVWQDGGTAQRTVSPVSLVITGFARVSDVRRTLTPQLRLDRGDSALWLIDLGAGRDRLGGSALTQVFNRGGGMPPSLDDAKRLKALFELVQEANANGLLLAYHDRSDGGVITTLLEMAFAGHCGLEIHLDGWAEATLRALFNEELGAVAQVAEANREAFEALLIKYGLAGISHRIGRPKEKLGIKLFLGDETLFKWHWSTLFKAWNETSHAMQRLRDNPLTADAESEWRLDDADPGITPKLTFDPSQDVAAPFVGKGERPRIAILREQGVNGQVEMSAAFTRAGFDAVDVHMSDLASGRIKLADFRGFAACGGFSYGDVLGAGRGWATSILYNDYLRAEFSAFFADPTKFALGVCNGCQMLSQLKEIIPGAQHWPKFLRNASEQYEARLATLEILDTPSIFFKGMAGSRIPVAVAHGEGRVSFPHACSPSKSNGAVRFVDNRGRPTENFPLNTNGSPGGLAGFTAADGRVTIMMPHPERVFRSVQLSWHPEQWGEDSPWMRMFRNARVWCG, encoded by the coding sequence ATGATCGCACTCGACGGGCAGAACGCCCTCTCGCCGTTCCGCCTCGAACGCCTCAATGCCCGCCTGGATGCCCTGCATCGCGGCGTGCGCGTGCAGGCGTCGTGGTTCGTCTACTTCGTCGACGCCGAGACGGCGCCGGAGGGTGAGCTGCGCCAGCGCCTGCTGGCCGTGCTGGAGGCGAAGGACGCCGCGCCGGAGCCGGCCACGCTGTGGGTGGTGCCGCGGCTGGGCACGATCTCGCCGTGGTCGAGCAAGGCCACCGACATCCTGCATGGCGCCGGCTTCGACGTGCATCGTGTCGAGCGCGGGCTGGCCTGGCAGGTGGCCGGCCTGCCGCCGGCCGGGGCGCCGGACCATGCCGCGATCATGGCGGTGCTGCACGACGCGATGACGCAGTCGGTGCTGAACCGCATCGAGGACGCGCAAGGCCTGTTCCTGGCCGGCTCGCCCGGCGACCTGGTGCACGTGGCGCTCGGCGCCGACCCGCAGGCCGCGCTGGCCGCGGCGAACGGGCGGCTGGGACTGGCGCTGGCCGACGACGAGATCGACTACCTGGTCGATCGCTACGCCGAACTCGGCCGCGATCCCACCGATGCCGAACTCTTCATGTTCGCCCAGGCGAACTCCGAGCATTGCCGGCACAAGGTGTTCAACGCCAGCTGGACGGTCGACGGCGCGGAACAGGACAAGACCCTGTTCGGCATGATCAAGCACACCCACCAGCGCTCGCCCGCGCATACCCTGTCCGCGTATTCGGACAACGCGGCGGTGATCGAGGGCAGCACCGGCCGGCGCTTCTTCGCCGACCCGGCCGATGGCGTGTGGCGCGGCCACGAGGAACGCATCGACTACGCGATCAAGGTGGAGACGCACAACCATCCCACCGCGATCGCGCCGTGGCCCGGCGCCGCCACCGGCGCCGGCGGCGAGATCCGCGACGAGGGCGCGACCGGCCGCGGCGGCAAGCCGAAGGCCGGGCTCACCGGTTTCTCGGTGTCCGACCTGCGCATTCCCGGCTTGCCGCGGCCGTGGGAAGTGGATCGCCCGCTGCCGCCGCGCATGGCCAGCGCGTTCGAGATCATGCGCGACGGCCCGCTCGGCGCCGCCGCGTTCAACAACGAATTCGGCCGCGCCTGCCTGGGCGGCTATTTCCGCAGCTACGAGCACGAGAGCGCCGAGCCCGGCCTGCGCCGCGGCTACGACAAGCCGATCATGCTGGCCGGCGGGCTGGCCAACCTGCGCCCCGGCCACGTGCTGAAGCATGCGGTGCAGCCGGGCAACAAGGTGATCGTGCTGGGCGGCCCGGCGATGCTGATCGGGCTGGGCGGCGGCGCGGCCTCGTCGGTCGCCGGCGGCGCGTCGAGCGCGGAGCTGGACTTCGCCTCGGTGCAGCGCGACAACGCCGAGATGGAGCGGCGCTGCCAGGAAGTGATCGACGCCTGCTGGGCGCGCGGCGAGCACAACCCGATCGTCAGCGTGCACGACGTCGGCGCCGGCGGCCTGTCCAACGCGATACCCGAACTGCTCAACGACGCCGGCGTCGGCGGCGTGATCGACCTGTCGAAGATTCCCTGCGACGACCCCTCGCTGTCGCCGATGCAGGTGTGGAGCAACGAATCGCAGGAACGCTACGTGTTGGCGATCGGTCCGGAGAATCTGGCCGAGTTCGAGGCGATGTGCCAGCGCGAACGCTGCCCGTATGCGGTAGTCGGCGACGCCACGGTCGAGCGCCAGCTGGTGCTGACCGACCCGCACCGCGGACTGGTCGTCATCGACCTGCCGATGGACGTGCTGTTCGGCAAGCCGCCGCGGATGCATCGCGACGCCACGCGGTCGAAGGCACGCATCGACCTGGTGCCGGACCTCACCGGCATCGGCATGGACGAGGCGCTGCTGCGCGTGTTGCGCCTGCCCGGCGTGGGCAGCAAGAGTTTCCTGATCACGATCGGCGACCGCACCGTCGGCGGCCTGAATGCGCGCGACCCGATGGTCGGCCCGTGGCAGGTGCCGGTGGCCGACTGCGCGGTGACCATCGCCGACTTCGACGGCTATGCCGGCGAGGCGATGGCGATGGCCGAGCGCGCGCCGGTGGCCCTGCTGAGCAGCGCCGACGCGGCGCGGCTGACGGTCGGCGAGGCGATCACCAACCTGGCTGCGGCGTCGATCGGCAGCCTCGGCGAAGTTCGCCTGTCGGCGAACTGGATGGCCGCGGTCAACCATCCGGGCGAGGACGCCGCGCTGTTCGATGCGGTCAAGGCGATCGGCATGGAGCTGTGCCCCGAGCTGGAGATCTCCATCCCGGTCGGCAAGGACTCGCTGTCGATGCAGACGGTATGGCAGGACGGCGGCACCGCGCAGCGCACGGTATCGCCGGTGTCGCTGGTGATCACCGGTTTCGCCCGCGTCAGTGACGTGCGCCGCACGCTCACGCCGCAGTTGCGGCTGGACCGCGGCGACTCCGCGTTGTGGCTGATCGACCTGGGCGCGGGGCGCGACCGTCTCGGCGGCTCGGCGCTGACCCAGGTGTTCAACCGCGGCGGCGGCATGCCGCCGAGCCTGGACGACGCGAAACGGCTGAAGGCGCTGTTCGAGCTGGTCCAGGAAGCGAACGCGAACGGCCTGCTGCTGGCCTACCACGACCGCTCCGACGGCGGCGTCATCACCACCTTGCTGGAGATGGCGTTCGCCGGCCACTGCGGCCTGGAAATCCATCTGGACGGCTGGGCGGAAGCGACCCTGCGTGCGTTGTTCAACGAGGAACTCGGCGCGGTGGCGCAGGTGGCCGAGGCGAACCGCGAGGCGTTCGAAGCGCTGTTGATCAAGTACGGGCTGGCCGGCATCAGCCATCGCATCGGCCGGCCAAAGGAGAAGCTGGGGATCAAGCTGTTCCTCGGCGACGAGACCTTGTTCAAGTGGCACTGGAGCACGCTGTTCAAGGCGTGGAACGAGACCAGCCACGCGATGCAGCGCCTACGCGACAACCCGCTCACCGCCGACGCCGAGTCGGAATGGCGGCTCGACGATGCCGATCCGGGCATCACCCCGAAGCTCACGTTCGATCCGTCGCAGGATGTCGCCGCGCCGTTCGTCGGCAAGGGCGAACGCCCGCGCATCGCGATCCTGCGCGAGCAGGGCGTCAACGGCCAGGTCGAGATGTCGGCCGCGTTCACCCGCGCCGGCTTCGACGCGGTGGACGTGCACATGTCCGACCTCGCCAGCGGGCGGATCAAACTCGCGGACTTCCGCGGCTTCGCGGCCTGCGGCGGTTTTTCCTACGGCGACGTGCTCGGTGCCGGCCGCGGCTGGGCCACCTCGATCCTGTACAACGACTATCTGCGAGCCGAGTTCAGCGCGTTCTTCGCCGATCCGACGAAATTCGCGCTCGGCGTATGCAACGGCTGCCAGATGCTGTCGCAGCTGAAGGAGATCATTCCCGGCGCGCAGCATTGGCCGAAGTTCCTGCGCAACGCGTCCGAACAGTACGAGGCGCGCCTGGCCACGCTGGAGATCCTCGACACGCCGAGCATCTTCTTCAAGGGCATGGCCGGCTCGCGGATTCCGGTGGCGGTGGCGCACGGCGAGGGCCGGGTGAGTTTCCCGCATGCGTGCAGCCCGTCGAAGTCGAACGGCGCGGTGCGTTTCGTCGACAACCGCGGCAGGCCGACCGAGAACTTCCCGCTCAACACCAACGGTTCGCCGGGCGGCCTGGCCGGCTTCACCGCCGCCGATGGCCGCGTGACGATCATGATGCCGCATCCCGAGCGCGTGTTCCGCAGCGTGCAGCTGAGCTGGCATCCGGAGCAGTGGGGCGAGGATTCACCGTGGATGCGCATGTTCCGCAATGCCCGCGTGTGGTGCGGCTGA
- a CDS encoding DsbC family protein: MKKLLLALCIGGLSLAACAAENDAAPATSPAVTPAAQQMVRQAIKSLAANVQVDSIEPAPMPGFYQVIAAGQMLYVSTDGKYAMHGDVIDLSRKQNVSDAAWARFRKTELARVPASERIVFAPPNPKYTVTVFTDVNCGFCRALHEHMAAFNKEGIAVEYLAWPREGLVTTAGRPTPTYTEMVSVWCAKDRKAAFTAAKEGHAPAPATCADNPVKDQFNLGVKLGVNGTPAIYGPDGRVLGGYVTPEQLLQALKQGG, translated from the coding sequence TTGAAGAAACTGTTGCTGGCGCTGTGCATCGGCGGACTTTCCCTGGCCGCCTGTGCTGCCGAAAACGATGCGGCGCCGGCCACCAGCCCGGCGGTGACGCCGGCGGCGCAGCAGATGGTGCGGCAGGCGATCAAGAGCCTGGCGGCGAATGTCCAGGTCGATTCGATCGAGCCGGCGCCGATGCCGGGCTTCTATCAGGTGATTGCCGCCGGGCAGATGCTCTACGTCAGCACCGACGGCAAGTACGCGATGCACGGCGACGTGATCGACCTGAGTCGCAAGCAGAACGTCAGCGACGCGGCTTGGGCGCGCTTCCGCAAGACCGAACTGGCCAGGGTGCCGGCGTCCGAGCGCATCGTGTTCGCGCCGCCGAACCCGAAGTACACGGTCACCGTGTTCACCGACGTGAATTGCGGCTTCTGCCGTGCGCTGCACGAGCACATGGCCGCGTTCAACAAGGAAGGCATCGCGGTGGAGTACCTGGCGTGGCCGCGCGAAGGCCTGGTGACCACCGCCGGGCGGCCCACGCCGACCTATACCGAGATGGTCTCGGTGTGGTGCGCGAAGGACCGCAAGGCGGCGTTCACCGCCGCGAAGGAAGGCCATGCGCCGGCGCCGGCGACCTGCGCCGACAACCCGGTCAAGGACCAGTTCAACCTGGGCGTGAAGCTGGGCGTCAACGGCACGCCGGCGATCTATGGCCCGGACGGCCGCGTCCTGGGCGGCTATGTGACCCCGGAACAGCTGCTGCAGGCGCTGAAGCAGGGCGGTTGA
- a CDS encoding Fe2+-dependent dioxygenase, with translation MIICAPNVLTAEELGTIRNELRDASFVDGASTAGWSAREVKKNLQVDIDTESQVRLRDIVRSAFLRNGMLQASILPSAMTQVMFNRYDVGMQYGRHVDAPVMGGLGSAVRTDVAITVFLSDPKSYTGGDLVVDTNGVEYGFKLDAGSAIAYPANSLHHVTPVTQGARYAAIIWVQSQVRDTAKRELLWDLDNAKRQIFGREGKSPTFDAISKSHANLLRMWADV, from the coding sequence TTGATCATCTGCGCTCCCAACGTATTGACCGCCGAGGAACTCGGCACGATCCGCAACGAACTTCGTGACGCTTCGTTCGTCGACGGCGCCAGCACGGCCGGCTGGTCGGCACGCGAGGTCAAGAAGAACCTGCAGGTCGACATCGATACCGAAAGCCAGGTCCGGCTGCGCGACATCGTGCGCAGCGCCTTCCTGCGCAACGGGATGCTGCAGGCGTCGATTCTGCCGTCCGCCATGACGCAGGTAATGTTCAACCGCTACGACGTCGGCATGCAGTACGGCCGGCATGTCGATGCCCCCGTGATGGGCGGACTCGGCAGTGCTGTGCGCACCGACGTGGCGATCACGGTTTTCCTGTCCGACCCCAAGAGCTATACCGGCGGCGATCTGGTGGTGGATACCAATGGCGTGGAATACGGCTTCAAGCTGGACGCCGGCTCCGCGATCGCCTACCCGGCCAACTCCCTGCACCACGTCACCCCGGTCACCCAGGGCGCCCGCTACGCCGCGATCATCTGGGTGCAGAGCCAGGTACGCGACACCGCCAAGCGCGAGCTGCTGTGGGACCTGGACAACGCCAAGCGGCAGATCTTCGGCCGCGAAGGCAAGAGCCCCACGTTCGACGCCATCAGCAAATCGCACGCGAACCTGCTGCGGATGTGGGCGGACGTGTAA
- the xerD gene encoding site-specific tyrosine recombinase XerD — MGKEESRASIAEADRLSISTFVERVWSEDGLADRTLEAYRRDLEALALWLATRGRDLRTARREDISAYHGAQPAAVRSIARRQSAFRRYYAFLARSEPGFADPTLLIERPKLPRSLPKALAEREIEGLLGAPDTGTTLGLRDRAMLELMYASGLRVSELVELPLAALNPRQGVLRVTGKGGKDRLVPVGEEALARIGAYLADARPALAKGRQPQALFLSKRGEGMTRQMFWTLVRRYALKVGINPKRISPHVLRHSFATHLLNHGADLRALQMLLGHSSLSTTQIYTLVAKEGLKRLHAQHHPRG; from the coding sequence ATGGGAAAGGAAGAAAGCCGCGCCAGTATCGCCGAAGCCGACCGGCTGAGCATAAGCACATTCGTGGAACGGGTGTGGTCGGAGGACGGCCTGGCCGACCGCACGCTGGAGGCGTACCGGCGCGACCTCGAGGCGTTGGCGCTCTGGCTGGCCACGCGCGGGCGCGATCTGCGCACGGCACGGCGCGAGGATATTTCCGCGTATCACGGCGCGCAGCCGGCGGCGGTGCGCTCGATCGCGCGGCGGCAGTCGGCGTTCCGCCGCTACTACGCGTTCCTCGCCCGCAGCGAGCCGGGCTTCGCCGATCCCACCCTGCTGATCGAGCGCCCGAAGCTGCCGCGCAGCCTGCCCAAGGCGCTGGCCGAACGCGAGATCGAGGGCCTGCTCGGCGCGCCCGACACCGGCACCACGCTGGGCCTGCGCGATCGCGCGATGCTGGAACTGATGTACGCCTCCGGCCTGCGCGTGTCCGAACTGGTGGAGTTGCCGCTGGCCGCGCTGAACCCGCGTCAGGGCGTGCTGCGCGTCACCGGCAAGGGCGGCAAGGACCGGCTGGTGCCGGTCGGCGAGGAAGCGCTGGCACGCATCGGCGCCTACCTGGCCGACGCGCGGCCGGCGCTGGCGAAAGGCCGCCAGCCGCAGGCGCTGTTCCTGAGCAAACGCGGCGAAGGCATGACCCGACAGATGTTCTGGACTTTGGTGAGGCGCTACGCACTCAAGGTCGGCATCAACCCGAAACGCATCTCGCCACACGTGCTGCGGCATTCCTTCGCCACCCACCTGCTCAACCACGGCGCCGACCTGCGCGCCCTGCAGATGCTGCTCGGCCATAGCTCGCTCAGCACCACGCAGATCTACACCCTGGTGGCGAAGGAAGGCCTGAAGCGGCTGCATGCGCAGCATCATCCGCGGGGGTGA
- a CDS encoding RDD family protein has product MPVNLATTDTPCPLWRRLLALVYDLLIVVAIVMVVGLLCQLATGGKLIRTGATVAVPIWYQALQGAVVAAYFISSWRRGGQTLGMRPWRIRVTRDDGGTLSLQQALIRVLVAAAPLVLLLLAPVLGLRTTLWTLLAVWAGWFAVAVFDPRRRALHDIAAGTEVRRLD; this is encoded by the coding sequence ATGCCCGTGAACCTTGCCACCACCGACACTCCCTGCCCGCTGTGGCGCCGCCTGCTGGCGCTGGTCTACGACCTGCTGATCGTGGTGGCGATCGTGATGGTGGTGGGCCTGCTGTGCCAGCTCGCCACCGGCGGCAAGCTGATCCGCACCGGCGCGACGGTGGCCGTGCCGATCTGGTACCAGGCGCTGCAGGGCGCGGTGGTGGCGGCGTACTTCATCAGCTCGTGGCGACGCGGCGGGCAGACGCTGGGCATGCGGCCGTGGCGCATCCGGGTCACCCGCGACGACGGCGGCACTCTCTCACTGCAGCAGGCGCTGATCCGCGTGCTGGTGGCGGCCGCGCCGCTGGTGTTGCTGTTGCTGGCGCCGGTGCTCGGGCTGCGCACGACACTGTGGACGCTGCTTGCCGTGTGGGCCGGCTGGTTCGCCGTGGCCGTGTTCGATCCGCGCCGGCGTGCGCTGCACGACATCGCGGCCGGCACCGAGGTCCGCCGGCTGGACTGA
- a CDS encoding methyltransferase domain-containing protein, with amino-acid sequence MPEPLHAEDRSDADLIRTNRGFYESLWAQAKLIAPERFNTWPLLRELADAAPRRLEVAPGLRPRLPLRGTCFVDLSHAALRRLHDSGAEAVHGMIGALPCADASFDLVCALDILEHVADDDGALAELARVAAPGASVLLSVPLHPAAWTAFDDFVGHCRRYEPEQVAARFARHGFIIECSAVYGMQPKSSRLLELGQWYLTHRRERAMWWYNRVFMPLGLRFQKPLRWRDGLGDTDGVDELLLRCRYRPAATPSH; translated from the coding sequence ATGCCCGAACCGCTCCACGCCGAAGACCGCAGCGACGCCGACCTGATTCGCACCAACCGCGGCTTCTACGAGTCGCTGTGGGCGCAGGCGAAACTGATCGCGCCGGAGCGCTTCAATACCTGGCCGCTGCTGCGCGAGCTGGCCGACGCCGCACCGCGCCGGCTGGAGGTGGCGCCCGGCCTGCGCCCGCGGCTGCCGTTGCGCGGCACCTGTTTCGTCGACCTCAGCCATGCTGCGCTGCGACGCCTGCACGACAGCGGCGCCGAGGCGGTGCACGGCATGATCGGCGCCCTGCCCTGCGCCGACGCCAGCTTCGACCTGGTCTGCGCGCTCGACATCCTCGAACACGTCGCCGACGACGACGGCGCACTGGCCGAACTGGCGCGCGTGGCCGCACCCGGCGCCAGCGTGCTGCTGTCGGTGCCGCTTCATCCGGCGGCATGGACTGCGTTCGACGACTTCGTCGGCCACTGCCGCCGCTACGAGCCGGAGCAGGTCGCGGCCCGGTTCGCCCGGCACGGCTTCATCATCGAATGCAGTGCGGTGTACGGCATGCAGCCGAAGTCCTCGCGCCTGCTCGAGCTCGGCCAGTGGTACCTCACCCACCGGCGCGAGCGCGCGATGTGGTGGTACAACCGCGTGTTCATGCCGCTCGGCCTGCGCTTCCAGAAGCCGCTGCGATGGCGCGATGGCCTGGGCGACACGGACGGGGTCGACGAACTGCTGCTGCGCTGCCGTTACCGTCCGGCGGCAACGCCAAGTCACTGA
- the phaZ gene encoding polyhydroxyalkanoate depolymerase, with protein MLYQIHEWQRAFLGPLSHFAQAGARMLNDASSPFAQMPGAQRMAAGYELVHRLGKDYEKPEFGIHTATAHEHEIAVIERVALAKPFCQLKRFKRFSDDPSTIEKMKSDPVVLVVAPLSGHHATLLRDTVRTLLRDHKVYITDWVDARMVPAAAGPFGLDDYIAYVEEFIRHIGASALHVISVCQPTVPVLAAVSLMAARGEDTPRSLTMMGGPIDPRRSPTSVDNLATNQPLSWFRGNVIHTVPSNYPGRGREVYPGFLQHAGFIAMNPGRHLSSHWDFYQDLLRGDLDDAESHRKFYDEYNAVLDMPAEFYLDTIEKVFQQFLLPRGLWDVAGERVDPAAIKRSALLTVEGELDDISGLGQTEAAHDLCSSIPAGRRAHKVIEGAGHYGIFSGRRWRETVYPQVRDFIRQFDAAPAGTRGAAKVSRARKTR; from the coding sequence ATGCTTTATCAGATCCATGAATGGCAACGCGCGTTCCTCGGCCCGTTGAGCCACTTCGCGCAGGCCGGCGCGCGCATGCTCAACGATGCCAGCAGCCCGTTCGCGCAGATGCCCGGCGCGCAGCGGATGGCTGCCGGCTACGAGCTGGTCCATCGCCTCGGCAAGGATTACGAAAAGCCCGAGTTCGGCATCCACACCGCCACCGCGCACGAGCACGAGATCGCGGTGATCGAGCGGGTCGCGCTGGCCAAGCCGTTCTGCCAGCTGAAGCGCTTCAAGCGTTTCAGCGACGACCCGTCCACCATCGAGAAGATGAAGAGCGATCCGGTGGTGCTGGTGGTGGCGCCGCTGTCCGGCCATCACGCCACGCTGCTGCGCGACACCGTGCGCACGCTGCTGCGCGACCACAAGGTCTACATCACCGACTGGGTCGACGCGCGCATGGTGCCGGCCGCGGCCGGTCCGTTCGGGCTGGACGACTACATCGCCTACGTCGAGGAATTCATCCGTCACATCGGCGCGTCCGCGCTGCACGTGATCTCGGTGTGCCAGCCGACCGTGCCGGTGCTGGCGGCGGTGTCGCTGATGGCCGCACGCGGCGAAGACACGCCGCGCAGCCTGACCATGATGGGCGGCCCGATCGACCCGCGCCGCAGCCCCACCAGCGTCGACAACCTGGCCACCAACCAGCCGCTGTCGTGGTTCAGGGGCAACGTGATCCACACCGTGCCGTCGAACTATCCCGGCCGCGGCCGCGAAGTCTACCCAGGCTTCCTGCAGCACGCCGGCTTCATCGCGATGAACCCCGGCCGGCACCTCAGCTCGCACTGGGACTTCTACCAGGACCTGCTGCGCGGCGACCTCGACGACGCCGAATCGCACCGCAAGTTCTACGACGAGTACAACGCCGTGCTGGACATGCCGGCCGAGTTCTATCTCGACACGATCGAGAAGGTGTTCCAGCAATTCCTGCTGCCGCGTGGCCTGTGGGACGTGGCCGGCGAACGGGTGGATCCCGCCGCGATCAAGCGCAGCGCCCTGCTCACCGTCGAGGGCGAACTGGACGACATCTCCGGCCTCGGCCAGACCGAAGCCGCGCACGACCTGTGCAGCAGCATCCCGGCCGGACGCCGCGCGCACAAGGTGATCGAAGGCGCCGGCCACTACGGCATCTTCAGCGGCCGCCGCTGGCGCGAAACGGTCTACCCGCAGGTGCGCGATTTCATCCGCCAGTTCGATGCCGCCCCGGCAGGCACGCGCGGCGCGGCGAAGGTCAGCCGCGCGCGAAAAACCCGCTGA
- the ltaE gene encoding low-specificity L-threonine aldolase: MEWVDLRSDTVTRPTAAMRAAMLAAEVGDDVYGEDPTVNALQQRLADELGFDAGLFVPSGTQSNLLALLAHCERGDEYLVGMDAHTYKFEGGGAAVLGSIQPQPIVQAADGTLPLERIEAAIKPVDPHFARTRVLALENTWHGRVLPLDYLQAAHDVARSHGLGLHLDGARLFNAAVAGGVPAREVARHFDTVSVCLSKGLGAPVGSVLLGSHALVDKARRWRKVTGGGWRQAGILAAAGLHALDHHVARLADDHRRAAYLAGRLREIAGIDLLGQYTNMVFVDVPAERLRELDVHLREAGIRISIGYLPTLRLVTHLDIDDDGIQRVVAAFSGFFARG, from the coding sequence GTGGAATGGGTTGATCTGCGCAGCGATACGGTGACGCGTCCGACCGCCGCGATGCGCGCGGCGATGCTGGCGGCCGAAGTCGGTGACGACGTCTACGGCGAGGACCCCACGGTCAACGCATTGCAGCAGCGGCTGGCCGACGAACTCGGTTTCGACGCCGGCCTGTTCGTGCCCAGCGGCACCCAGTCCAACTTGCTCGCCTTGCTCGCGCACTGCGAGCGCGGCGACGAATACCTGGTCGGCATGGATGCGCATACCTACAAGTTCGAAGGCGGCGGCGCCGCGGTGCTCGGCTCGATCCAGCCGCAGCCGATCGTGCAGGCGGCCGACGGCACGTTGCCGCTGGAGCGCATCGAGGCGGCGATCAAGCCGGTCGATCCGCACTTCGCGCGAACCCGCGTGCTGGCGCTGGAGAACACCTGGCACGGCCGCGTGCTGCCGCTGGACTACCTCCAGGCTGCACACGACGTGGCGCGCTCGCACGGACTCGGCCTGCATCTGGACGGCGCGCGCCTGTTCAACGCCGCCGTCGCCGGTGGCGTGCCGGCGCGCGAGGTCGCACGGCATTTCGACACGGTATCGGTGTGCCTGTCCAAGGGGCTGGGCGCGCCGGTCGGCTCGGTGCTGCTCGGCTCGCACGCGCTGGTCGACAAGGCACGGCGCTGGCGCAAGGTCACCGGCGGCGGCTGGCGCCAGGCCGGCATCCTTGCCGCGGCGGGACTGCATGCGCTGGATCACCACGTGGCACGGCTGGCCGACGATCACCGCCGCGCGGCCTACCTGGCCGGCCGCCTGCGCGAGATCGCCGGCATCGACCTGCTCGGCCAGTACACCAACATGGTGTTCGTCGACGTGCCCGCCGAACGCCTTCGCGAATTGGACGTCCATCTGCGCGAGGCCGGCATCCGCATCAGCATCGGCTACCTGCCCACGCTGCGCCTGGTGACGCATCTGGACATCGACGACGACGGCATCCAGCGCGTCGTCGCGGCGTTCAGCGGGTTTTTCGCGCGCGGCTGA